The Pyrenophora tritici-repentis strain M4 chromosome 10, whole genome shotgun sequence genome contains a region encoding:
- a CDS encoding Smc, Chromosome segregation ATPase gives MSFLFGKKNKQQANALPPATREITSSHGPGQPPPTANGISANIAASGPPPRDVVERPRGGSQTQNSTPGGSVNNSLSSLQNAPTPEPKAREKMDPNGQNANPRFAANSPESPYPWSSRRLNFTAGNPFPRYGAAINATASKDGTIYLMGGLVGGSAVKGDLWLTEMGNGSMACYPISTTGDGPGPRVGHASLLVGNAFIVFGGDTKLADNDDLDDTLYLLNTSTKHWSRALPQGPRPTGRYGHTLNILGSKIYIFGGQVEGFFFNDLVAFDLNSLQSSASRWEVLLPNTKEQISPQGKSPPARTNHSVVTWNDKLYLFGGTDGLTWFNDVWTYEPRSNSWTELDCIGYIPVAREGHSAALVNDTMYIFGGRTQEGVDLGDLAAFRISSRRWYMFQNMGHSPSARSGHSMTSFGKHIVVLAGEPSSSISDRNELSLSYILDTSKIRYPPNESAPPQQAQNTQRKMSGGEKTGPAPIKAVSPPIRESSAANANLTKVADSTGNGILPAGSRLPRAAGQPPPGPPPNQQPPQPREMGPSHQGGARSRSKTPTKNDRSYGPPLDTGATSTADRENMSPMARESPLTSDIQRKTSDAISPRPHKESMDTSRSSSVGSRHAPKTHRQQASQESVEQATRRSLETQQQRGLAEQLPTNGAKNISPTTDQRSADLVRELEHVKNRNAWYASELALARRAGYSSGTSTSPVFDERSADAFRDEDKPLLEALLKMKTELERVQTSIKTQGEDAAKRIAEVERQRDAAVSEAIYAKTKLAAHGGGSHSGTPQPDGARNADTPDADRLQDTNRRLAMSLAAQAELATKVEHLTRQIDAERKAKQLAEEIIDAAQKRVQELDTTRQKATAESESLRAELHEAERVAREVSTSATEAESSSKLLAIDKQELSVKFAKVSEESKAQAGIIQSLRDAVFASTEKSALLEKRFHDEREQNDSLRQKLSQLRSEYEARVTELETTSQKLRDAEELAESHAEEARLHKATVFSGLKTIAERSEGDVANSDERILVLKQQIEAATIMARKNQAAADQASEKLRRAEERIAGLEAYQEQSSREGLTIRKQLQQAMRDVQLIEAERIDLRQQNERLRLESNAFEVQLKTLRNLLEERGVNPVDARRSRVLDSPNSRFGTPEFNRVRELEQQVDSMTKAHEELRNMFEEREHEVSKEWEEKLQALHNDHQAAVKYLRGTEKMLTKMKQELDRYKSTNLRLEEELAQMKLNERNKTTEADTAAWDAERTALRSELSKAHDNMEATVKRFETQLAKLQSDLASAKSDAETAAAATKKAEELAAQFQTDLELLRRQYSQMEERAREAEGRVQMFLDQFESSVDNYRRQSTIPADAAHSEHVHHHYGHDSVASAESLYSRNDGSSTPEATNRPASAATRNSVALDNLASELDALRSHWETTNKAYRLSDRFEFERGPGSDKTDLNESLAQWRSRVDLEDHAQSQAGLHDSKPTQPAATSPSFAHAHGAST, from the exons TTCACCGCCGGCAATCCCTTCCCTCGATATGGCGCTGCTATCAACGCAACAGCCTCGAAAGACGGCACCATCTACCTTATGGGTGGACTGGTGGGGGGTTCGGCAGTCAAAGGTGATTTGTGGCTGACAGAAATGGGCAACGGCAGCATGGCCTGCTACCCTATTTCTACCACTGGAGACGGACCCGGCCCTCGTGTGGGACATGCCAGTCTGCTGGTCGGCAACGCATTCATCGTCTTCGGAGGTGACACAAAGTTGGCTGACAATGATGACCTAGACGATACGCTATATCTGCTGAATACCT CAACTAAACACTGGTCACGCGCACTACCCCAGGGGCCACGTCCTACCGGTCGTTACGGACATACTCTGAACATCCTAGGCTCCAAAATATACATTTTCGGTGGACAAGTGGAAGGCTTCTTCTTCAACGACCTGGTGGCTTTTGATCTGAATTCATTGCAGTCCTCCGCAAGTCGTTGGGAAGTTTTACTACCAAACACAAAGGAACAGATTTCTCCCCAGGGCAAGTCACCACCAGCTCGTACAAACCATTCAGTTGTAACCTGGAACGACAAGCTCTATCTCTTCGGTGGCACAGACGGTCTTACCTGGTTCAATGATGTCTGGACATATGAGCCGCGCTCCAACTCATGGACTGAACTCGACTGCATTGGCTATATTCCCGTGGCTCGCGAGGGTCATTCAGCTGCTCTCGTGAACGACACCATGTACATCTTTGGTGGACGCACCCAAGAAGGAGTCGATTTGGGTGATCTGGCAGCCTTCCGCATCTCCTCTCGCCGCTGGTATATGTTCCAAAACATGGGTCATTCCCCTTCAGCTCGATCAGGTCATAGCATGACATCGTTCGGAAAGCACATTGTCGTTCTGGCAGGCGAACCCAGCTCTTCTATTAGTGACAGAAATGAGCTCAGTCTTAGCTATATTCTAGACACCTCCAAGATCAGGTATCCTCCCAATGAGAGCGCTCCTCCACAACAGGCCCAGAACACCCAGCGGAAGATGAGCGGTGGTGAAAAGACCGGCCCCGCTCCTATAAAAGCAGTATCACCTCCAATACGAGAGAGCTCAGCGGCCAACGCCAATCTTACCAAAGTCGCAGATAGCACGGGAAATGGTATACTTCCTGCGGGATCACGGCTACCTCGTGCAGCTGGTCAGCCACCTCCAGGTCCTCCACCAAATCAGCAACCACCACAACCACGAGAAATGGGGCCTAGCCATCAAGGCGGCGCGAGGTCCAGGAGCAAGACTCCCACTAAGAATGATCGTAGCTATGGTCCTCCTCTCGACACTGGAGCTACATCTACGGCCGACCGAGAGAACATGTCGCCCATGGCCCGCGAAAGCCCGCTTACAAGCGACATTCAGCGAAAGACTTCTGATGCCATAAGTCCGCGGCCTCATAAGGAGTCCATGGATACTTCACGATCGAGCAGCGTCGGTTCGCGGCATGCACCAAAGACCCATCGTCAGCAAGCTTCTCAAGAGAGTGTGGAGCAAGCAACGCGGCGGTCCCTGGAGACTCAGCAGCAACGGGGCCTGGCTGAACAACTGCCCACCAACGGCGCCAAAAACATATCGCCTACGACTGATCAACGGAGCGCTGATCTAGTACGAGAACTTGAACACGTGAAGAATCGCAATGCTTGGTACGCCTCAGAGCTTGCTCTTGCCCGTAGAGCGGGCTACAGCTCAGGGACTTCTACCAGCCCGGTATTCGACGAGCGATCAGCGGACGCATTCCGTGATGAAGACAAACCACTACTGGAAGCACTTTTGAAGATGAAGACCGAACTCGAACGCGTCCAGACATCAATCAAGACCCAAGGCGAGGACGCTGCGAAGCGGATTGCTGAAGTTGAAAGGCAGCGAGATGCAGCTGTTAGCGAAGCCATATACGCAAAGACGAAATTGGCGGCCCATGGAGGTGGTAGCCACAGTGGTACTCCACAACCCGATGGGGCACGGAATGCGGATACACCAGACGCCGATCGTCTCCAAGACACTAACCGCCGACTAGCTATGTCTCTGGCGGCACAAGCCGAACTCGCTACCAAAGTTGAACATCTAACGCGCCAAATTGATGCCGAGAGGAAAGCTAAGCAGTTAGCGGAAGAGATTATAGACGCCGCTCAGAAGCGTGTACAAGAGCTGGATACGACTCGGCAGAAGGCTACTGCTGAATCCGAGAGTCTGCGTGCCGAGCTTCATGAAGCTGAACGTGTTGCAAGAGAAGTCTCTACCAGTGCCACCGAGGCAGAATCTTCGTCAAAGCTCCTTGCCATCGACAAACAGGAATTGAGTGTCAAGTTTGCCAAGGTCTCTGAAGAATCTAAAGCGCAGGCTGGCATCATTCAGTCCTTGCGTGACGCTGTCTTCGCATCCACGGAGAAGTCGGCATTGCTCGAAAAGAGGTTTCATGATGAGCGGGAGCAAAACGATAGTCTTCGCCAGAAGCTCAGTCAACTCCGGAGCGAGTACGAAGCACGGGTAACGGAACTGGAAACAACTTCACAAAAACTTCGAGATGCAGAAGAACTAGCAGAAAGTCATGCGGAAGAAGCGCGCCTTCACAAAGCAACTGTGTTCTCAGGTCTCAAGACTATTGCGGAACGATCTGAAGGAGATGTGGCCAATAGTGACGAGCGGATTCTGGTACTGAAACAGCAAATCGAAGCTGCAACAATCATGGCCCGCAAAAACCAGGCCGCCGCAGACCAAGCTTCAGAGAAGCTTCGACGAGCGGAAGAACGGATTGCGGGCCTCGAAGCTTACCAAGAACAGTCCAGCCGCGAAGGCCTTACCATCCGTAAACAACTCCAACAGGCTATGCGGGATGTACAGCTTATTGAGGCCGAACGAATCGACCTTCGTCAGCAGAACGAGCGTCTACGCCTCGAAAGTAATGCTTTCGAAGTTCAGCTCAAGACACTCCGTAACCTTCTTGAAGAGAGAGGAGTGAATCCAGTCGATGCTCGACGTTCCAGGGTCTTGGACAGCCCTAATTCTAGGTTTGGCACACCTGAGTTCAACCGGGTTCGCGAACTAGAACAACAGGTCGATTCCATGACCAAGGCACACGAAGAGTTGCGTAATATGTTCGAAGAGCGTGAGCATGAGGTCAGCAAAGAGTGGGAAGAGAAGTTACAAGCGTTGCATAACGACCACCAAGCTGCTGTCAAGTACCTCAGAGGCACAGAGAAGATGCTTACGAAGATGAAGCAGGAGCTCGACCGTTACAAGAGTACAAATCTCAGACTCGAGGAAGAGCTCGCACAAATGAAGCTTAATGAGCGTAACAAAACGACAGAGGCAGACACCGCTGCGTGGGACGCAGAACGTACTGCACTCCGTTCAGAACTGTCAAAAGCGCATGACAATATGGAGGCTACCGTCAAACGCTTTGAGACTCAGCTGGCTAAGCTGCAATCTGACCTAGCCTCTGCCAAGTCAGATGCTGAGACCGCGGCGGCTGCCACGAAAAAAGCCGAGGAATTGGCAGCCCAGTTCCAAACCGACCTTGAGTTACTCCGTCGTCAGTACTCGCAAATGGAGGAGCGTGCCCGCGAAGCTGAGGGTCGGGTTCAGATGTTCCTTGATCAGTTTGAATCGTCTGTTGATAACTATCGCCGCCAGTCAACGATCCCGGCCGACGCCGCCCATTCCGAGCACGTACATCACCACTATGGACATGATAGCGTTGCGTCAGCCGAGTCCTTGTATAGTCGCAATGATGGCTCCAGCACTCCTGAAGCCACCAATCGCCCAGCGTCTGCCGCTACACGCAATTCGGTGGCTCTCGACAACCTTGCGTCTGAACTGGATGCCCTAAGAAGCCACTGGGAAACTACAAACAAAGCTTATCGTTTGAGTGACCGCTTCGAGTTCGAGCGTGGGCCTGGTAGTGACAAGACTGATCTTAATGAATCCCTTGCGCAGTGGAGGAGCAGGGTAGACCTGGAAGATCACGCTCAGAGTCAAGCCGGCCTTCATGACTCCAAGCCTACCCAGCCTGCCGCCACTTCGCCATCTTTTGCCCATGCTCACGGGGCCTCTACTTAG